In the genome of Acidobacteriota bacterium, the window AGCTGCTCGACGATCACTTTCTGGAATCGGTCAAGCAACACGCGGCGCTCACACAGCAGGACTTGCTGCGCATTTACGGGCATAACACGCAGCAACCTGCAACCGAGCAGATAGCGGCGCTTTCACGCGCTGAACTCTTCGATCACCTGCTGCACGAGCACCAGCTCAAATTCGCCGTCGTCATCAGCGGCCAGGGTCCTGAAGCTTTCGGCATGCCTGAGATGTTCACGCCGATGCAGCACATCAACGCCAATCGCCATTTGAAAAAACTGGCGCTGCTCGTGACCGACGGGCGCTATTCCGGCGTCAGTTACGGCGCGGCCATCGGCCACGTCACGCCCGAAGCCAGACGTCGTGGCGGCATTCTTTATTTGCAAACCGGCGACTTGCTACAAACCAATCTGCGCGCGCGCGCAATCGTGTTTGTTGATAAAGCTGCTTTGCGGGAGGAAGGCGCAGTGCGCGCCTTTTCTGGCAATCTCGCCGCCGAACGGCAGGCTATCGGCGAAGAACGCTTGCAACACATTCGCCAACGCCGCTTGCAGATCGTGCCGACCAATCGAATGGATAACGTGACGGATGCCGCGCGTGGTGTGGTGCCGCTGGGTTTGGCCGAATGCGCAACCGAGAGTGTTGAACCGTTGCTCAAATTGCAGCGGGCGCAGGCTGGCGACTGAGGCGAACCAAAACGCACATTCAACCAAACTATCAAAGGGGCAAGCGGCCAGCGCGTTTGCCCCTTTGATATTTCGCGCCGCAGTTTTCCCCACCGCAAAGCATTGCGAAAAATGGCTGCGAAGATTCACGCAGCCGGGAACGTTGGGTGGGCGCACAGTTGCGCGGGCTTCACCATCCCTCAGTTGGCATACCGGTTGCTGATTTGCAGGGTGTATGGATTGGAAACTGTTTCGCAGACTTTCAATAACAAAAGTAACCGAAGGAGGGCATTATGTCAGAAGAAGTCAAACGTGAGGACTGGGCAGGCTTTTGCAATGAATTCAGCAAACGCAATCAAGCGCGGCTGACGCGCCTGGAAATTTTTGGCGAAATGGGCGCGCAGGAAGAAGAGCGCTCTTTGCCGCTAAACGGGATCAGCCTCGCCGAGGGTGGCACGAAGCTGGAAATCCTGCTCGGCGGCGCAGCGATCAATGACCCGCGTCATCTGACACATACCATCGAGCACGTCACCAATGTCTATGCAAAAACGGCGGCGGATGGGCAGGACGAGGCCTTAGAGATTGTGGATGCCGCGGGTACCAAAACGCTGCTCCGGTTTGAGTCGAGAGCGTAGCAGCCTGTTTTGAGTTAGTCCCGCGACTGCGCGCTCCGTTATTCGCGGGACTAATTCAAAACGTAGCCCTTAAACTTAAATCCTTCCAGCCATGCAATTTGGCTGCGATGTAAGGTGCGAGGAAGAGAAAACTCAATCCAAACAGCATCAGCCCGCCCGCGCGCACATCGTAATCCGCCAGCAGCCGCTCCCAAGTAAGCCCTAATACCAAGCGGCCCAAAGCGAATTCAAACAGCAACGTTA includes:
- a CDS encoding DUF5335 family protein; the protein is MSEEVKREDWAGFCNEFSKRNQARLTRLEIFGEMGAQEEERSLPLNGISLAEGGTKLEILLGGAAINDPRHLTHTIEHVTNVYAKTAADGQDEALEIVDAAGTKTLLRFESRA